The genomic stretch CAAAGTGCTGCGTTGAACGACGGAGCGACAAAGAGCAACTAAGCTGAACAGTATCAAGGGAGAGACACTATGTACTTGACGCCTCAGCATGTCTTGCTTGCCGGAGCCACCGGGCTGACCGGTGAACACCTGCTCGACCGTTTGCTCAACGAACCGACGATCACTCGCGTCCTGGCCCCTTCACGCCGGCCGCTGGCCGAACATCCCCATCTGGAAAACCCGGTCGGCGACCCGCAGACCTTCCTGCCGCAACTGGCCGGTCGCGTCGACATCGCCTATTGCTGCCTCGGCACCACCATCAAACAGGCCGGCTCCGAAGAAGCGTTCCGCGCCGTGGATCTGGACATGGTCGTGGCGTTCGCCAAACGCGCCCGGGAAATGGGCGCACGGCACCTGATCGTGATCAGTGCCCTGGGGGCTGATCGCCGATCCTCGATTTTCTACAACAAGGTCAAAGGCGAGATGGAACACGCCTTGCGCGCGCAGGACTGGCCACAACTGACCATCTGCCGGCCTTCGTTGTTGCTGGGGGATCGCAGCGAGCCACGGCTTGGCGAGCAGCTTGCTGCACCGTTTTCGAAACTGATTCCCGGCAAATACCGCGGCATCGAAGCCTGCCAACTGGCCCGGGCCATGTGGCGGCTGGCGCTTGAGGAACAGGACGGAGTGCGAATCGTCGAGTCGGATGAATTGAGAAAGCTCGGCAAGTAAGCTCACTCGTCACAGCGGTTCAACGCGGATCCGGTCAGTCATTACCAATGACGTTCAAGATCTTGCGTTGAACTGCCTGACATCTGAAATGAACTGCATCGAATCAACCCTCGTGTCGTAACTATCTACCACGTGCCCCTTTCCTTTCATCGATAACGTGCCCTCCGGCACGCCTGCGTCTGCAGCCATTGCGTTACGAAATGGCTCAGCCCCACGTCAGGCAATCAATGAAAGGAATCCTTGATGGCACCGCAAACAAAAACGTCCAAAGGCACCAGCAAACCCCATCCCACCCTCGACAGGTCGGCACCAGAAACTCCATTGACTCCACATCAGGGCATCTCGGGAGCTATTCGATCCGCAGAAACAGTCACTACAGTCCGCCCTTCAGAGACGCCAGCGGCGCACTCTTCCAGTGACACCTTGTCTGCGATACAGATTCAAGACTTGATCAATCCGGTCGGAAACAGTCAGGGAGGCTTAGCCAGCAACGCTCGCTCGACCGAATCGATCCGCCACTATGAGCTGTCGACACAGGTGAGAAATCTACTGCCTGCCGTCAATACAGAAGGATTGCGCGTCCACAGGGGACGCATCTATGCCGAGGTTCAGTACACCACGACCACGACTGTCATGGTGGCCTGGGACGAAGGTCTCGGAACCTACCGAGCCATGCGCCCACAGGAACTGCAACCTTCGGGTCCCGTCCTGCATTTCGACGCCGAGAGCAATACCTGGCGGGTCGGCGAGCCGCAGATTGTCAGTCATACCATCGAATCAACGGTACACCGGCAGGCTGACAACGCCGGCAGTAACCCGACACAAACACCCCAACCCCACCTGCCGGGACCGGCCCTGACGCCGCCGAATACTGCAGCGACATACGTCGACACCCAACACTACGTATGGAACAACGCCGCCGCCAATCATCATGGTTATGTGGTCATGCACCGAAAAATGCGCCGGGACGACTCGGTCGGGCCGTTGCTGCATCATGCGTTCATCGACGACAACGGCTCGTTTGTCAGTGTTGAACCTTCCGCCTCGCGAATCGATCAACCCGCCGAACTACTACCAGCCTGGACAGACCGCGACCTCTGGGATCTCTACGGGATACAGGGCGCAGAAATCACCCGTTTTCGCACCGAAGCGCACAGCACCGGCAAAAAACCTCTGTGGGCGACCGTTCGGGCGCAACGGATGGAGAACGCCTACCTGTTTGACGAGCTGTACCGCTGGTCTGGTATGGACATGGAGCGCGGCATGTTCAACAGCCTCCTGAGCCATCAGAACCGTACTCCCGCCCAATGGGCAGAACACCTCGAATCCGTCACCTTGCACCGCAGCACATCCGGCCCGAAAACGCCGTTGCCAAACCTGCCGACACCCGGCTCACCGTCTCCACGTCCATCAACACCCGACATGTCCAGGACAACAGACGCCACGCTTCCCTACGGTGATCAGCGCTACTACACCTGGGATCTCGACAAATCGAATTACCATGGTTATGTCGAGATGCAGCGTAAGCCTGGCCTGGATGACAATCATGGACCGCTCACCCAACTGGCATTTCGTGAAGGTGCGAGACTGACTGTCGTCAAACCCACCAATTATCCGATCTACAAAGAGAATGTTCTGCGTCCCTTCTGGCGGGACATCGATATCTGGAACCTTTACAGGATCGAAGGGCCGGACATCGTGCGCTTTCGTCAGGACGTTGCGCTCCATCAGAAACCGCCTGGCTGGGTCAAACAACGGGAATACCCTTCCCAGCGTGAACAACTGATCGACTATCTGCGGCTGTGGACCAATCCTGACTCTCCACTCAAATCACGAGAGCAAATCCTCGCCCGATTCCAGCCCTACAATCTTTCCGTTCAGCAACTGGAGCGATTGTGCAAGGAGCTGTCGCCAACAGGTCAGTTCAAGAGTCTCATCAATGATGAGGTGCCCGTGTGGGTCAGGACCCATCAACATCGCTCGCGACTGGTAACCAACGAAAAACTCTTCGATCCGTTTCTGCCGGAAATCGATGCTGAAATCATCCAGCTGAGAAATCAGGGAGAAGGTACCAGCCTGCTGAAGGCCAGTCTGACCGAACCCTTCTTTCAAGAATTGCTGCGCCTCAGCGGCTTCAAACGCAACAAGCACAATTATCTGTACAGAACCGACATTCCCGCCGTGTTCAAAGTGGATGACCGGACACCTTTCGAAATAGCCCGGCCCGCTGCCATGGTCCCGCGCGTGGTATCGGCCGTGGGCGCCACGAGCGAGATACCCGTCAGTGCAATGTTCAGCCTCAAGACCGCCATGGATTTTGCAAATGAAACCAGGGGAGTGACAGGCAAGGAACCGTCACAGACAACCAGCGGCACTTCGACGCCCCACGCTCAGCGCATCCGGTTTTGCTACTTGCTCGACACCCGCAATGTGGAGGTCGTTGCGGGGCAGGATAATCGCGTCTACAACCCGACGCGGCTCGACCGAAGCCCCGCGGAAGGCAAAACATGGTTCCCGAGCATGAGGATGGAGGGCCATGTTTCGATGTCGTCGATCGGCTTCACGTCGAGGCGCGTCTGGCTGGTCAACTCAGGCATGACCCGTGCGGCGACAGTGGAAGATATCTATTTGCAGGCGCTGACACACGTCACCGGATCACATCAGAACCCTGCCGACGCCATCGAAGCCCGCACTCGGGCAGGAGAGTTGAACCGGGACGAATATGACGTGCTGATCGATGAGGTGGCGACAGCCGGCAAACGCGTTATCGAATTGCCGACAGGACAGGACATTTTTTCCGACGACATCGTCTTTCCGCCCGAAACGATCACGCTGTAGGGCGTTTCAAAGGCTCGACCCAGTGGGTCGAGCCTTTGATTTTCATAGTCCGCCAGTCGCCTGAAATCCCACGCCGATCACCGTCAGCAACGACAACGGCAACAACAGCGTATCGAGCAACGCACTGGCCGGCAGATCCACCCCGGGATAGCTTGGCGCCTCGGCTCCGAACCGATCCATCGCGCAACAGCCACCGTTCATGGCGTACAAGTCCAGCCGAGTGCCGGAATACACCACCGGCGCGCCGGGCTTGGCGGCATCGAGCGTGCGCGCCGTGGCACAGCCAGTCAGTTGCAATATCAGCAGGATCGCCAGCAGCTTATTCATCGCTGCTCAGGTGATGCTCGCCCCAGCGCGGCAGCATGTCCTGGGGGATGCCCAGCAGATTGAGAATCCGCGCCACCACGAAATCGATCAGGTCATCGATGGTCTGCGGCTGGTGATAAAAGCCAGGCGAGGCCGGCAGGATAGTCACGCCCATGTTCGACAACTTGAGCATGTGCTCCAGGTGAATGCTCGAATACGGCGCTTCGCGCGGTACCAGAATCAACTGGCGACGCTCTTTCAACGTTACATCTGCCGCTCGCTCGATCAGGTTGTTGCAGGCGCCTGTGGCGATGGCCGACAAGGTGCCTGTCGAGCACGGCACCACCACCATCGCCGCCGGCGCCCCGGAGCCCGAGGCCACTGGCGACATCCAGTCTTCCTTGCCATACACGCGGATCTGCCCGGCGGCGGCGCCGGTGTATTCGGTGAGGAACGCCTGCATCATTTGCGGCTTGGCCGGCAGCGACACGTCCGTCTCGGTAGCCATCACCAGTTGCGCGGCCTTGGAGATCAGGAAATGTACTTCGCGATCCTCGCGCACTAGGCAATCCAGCAGACGCAAGCCGTACTGGGCGCCGGACGCGCCGGTCATCGCCAGCGTGATGCGTTCCGGGCCGTTGCTCATTTCAGCGCCTCGGCGAGTTTGCCGTGCAGACCGCCGAAGCCGCCGTTGCTCATGATCACCACGTGGGTGCCGGGCTGGGCCTGGCTTTTCACGCGTTCGATGATGCCTTCCAGCGAATCGCTGACGATCGACGGCACGGTGCACAACGCGGCAGTGCCAGCCAGGTCCCAGCCGAGGTTGGCCGGGGCGTACCAGATCACCTGATCGGCATCGACCACGCTGTCCGGCAAGCCATCACGGTGTGCGCCGAGCTTCATCGAGTTGGAACGCGGCTCGATGATCGCGATCAGCGGTGCGTCGCCAATGCGTTTGCGCAGGCCGTCGAGGGTGGTCGCAATGGCGGTCGGGTGGTGGGCGAAGTCGTCGTAGATGGTGATGCCGCGCACTTCCGCGACTTTTTCCATCCGACGCTTGACGCTCTTGAACGCGCTCAACCCGGCGATGCCCATCGACGGCACAACACCAACGTGACGCGCTGCCGCCAGAGTAGCCAATGCGTTGGCTACGTTGTGCTGCCCCGTCAATTCCCACTCGACGACGCCTTGGGAGACGCCCTCGAACATCACTTCGAATGCCGAGCCGTCGTCCTTCAGCAACTTGACCTGCCACTGACCGCCAGCACCGGTGGTTTGCACCGGGGTCCAGCAGCCCATCTCGATCACGCGCTGCAAGGCGGGTTCGGTGGTCGGGTGGATCACCAGGCCTTCGCTCGGAATAGTCCGCACCAAGTGGTGGAACTGGCGCTCGATGGCCGGCAGATCCGGGAAAATGTCAGCGTGATCGAACTCAAGGTTGTTGAGGATCGCCGTACGTGGACGGTAGTGGACAAACTTCGAGCGTTTGTCGAAGAACGCGCTGTCGTACTCGTCGGCCTCGATCACGAAGAACGGCGTGCCACCCAGACGCGCCGACACCGAGAAATTCTGCGGAACGCCGCCGATCAGGAAGCCCGGGCTCATGCCGGCATGTTCCAGTACCCAGGCGAGCATGCTGCTGGTGGTGGTCTTGCCGTGAGTACCGGCAACCGCCAGCACCCAGCGACCTTGCAGCACATGGTCGGCCAGCCACTGCGGGCCGGAGACGTACGGCAGGCCTTTGTTCAGCACATATTCCACCGCCGGATTGCCGCGGGACATGGCGTTGCCGATCACCACCAGATCCGGCGCCGGATCAAGCTGGGCCGGGTCGTAGCCCTGAGTCAGCTGAATGCCCTGGGCTTCAAGCTGGGTGCTCATCGGCGGATAAACGTTGGCATCGGAGCCGGTCACGTGATGGCCCAGCTCTTTGGCCAGAACCGCCATCGAGCCCATGAAAGTCCCGCAGATACCCAGAATATGAATGTGCATAGTCGACCTCGTAAAACATGGCCGCAGGGTAGCCCAGGCAGGGGAAAACCGCATCCTCGTTTTCAGGGGTCAAGCGCTGCGGGCGATCCCGTGCTTGCGCAGCTTTCTATAGAGCGTATTGCGACTGACGCCCAGTTGCTGCGCCGTGTGGGTCATGTGCCAGCGCGTGTGTTCCAGCGCATTGAGCAACGCCAGCCGCTCGGCATCCTCCAGCGGCTGCCCGGATGACGCTTCATCGACTTTGACCAGCAGCGGTTGTACCTGCCGGAACATCGCCGGCAGATCATCCAGCCCGATCCGCCCCTCATCGCACAACGCCGCCAGCGTTCGCAGCACGTTGCGCAACTGCCGCACGTTGCCCGGCCAGTTGAAGCCCAGCAACGCCTGGCGCGCCGGTTCTTCGATCAGGATCGTTTCACCGCCCGCCTCTTCGGCCAGCAGGAAATCCAGCAACTGCGACTTGTCACTGCGCTCGCGCAATGGCGGTAGCGCCACTTCCAGCCCGTTGAGCCGGTAATACAAATCTTCCCGAAAACTGCCGTCGCCAACCCGTTCCAGCAAGTTACGGTGTGTGGCACTGATGATCCGCACGTTGACCGCTTCCGGCTCGCCGCCAATCGGCACCACTTGCCGGTCTTCAAGCACCCGCAACAGACGGGTCTGCAAGGCCAGCGGCATGTCGCCGATTTCATCGAGGAACAGCGTGCCGCCATCGGCCTGCTGCAACTTGCCGCGCATGCCGTCCTTGCGCGCGCCGGTGAAGCTGCCGCCGCGATAGCCGAACAGTTCGCTCTCGATCAGGCTTTCGGGAATGGCCGCGCAGTTGAGGGCGACGAACGCTTTGCCGGCGCGTTGACTGGCCTGATGCACGGCCTTGGCGAACGCTTCCTTGCCGGAGCCGGTTTCACCGTTGATCAGCAGCGGCACGTCACGCTCGAACACTCGCAAGGCCTTGCGGAAATCCGCTTGCAGCCCGGCGTCGCCCAGACAAATGCCAGCCAGGCGTGGCGCCTCGGGAGCCTGAGGTTTCGGCAAGACGATGGATGGCTTGCGCGACTCGCCACGCAGCACCGCGAACAGATGCCGTCCGTCACGAGTGCGCAACGGCCAACTGGCGCTGGCATTGGCACTCGCACGCCCCAGCAACTCATCCAGCGAACAATCGAAAAACGCCTCCACCGGTTTGCCGAGCAAACCACCGCGAATGTGTCCCAGCAGGTTCAAGGCGCTCTGATTGACCGCACTGATCCGCCCTTCCCCGTCAAACGCCAGCAGCCCTTCGCTGAACAGCCCGACGGATTCGGCCTGGAGATGAAAACGCAGCAACCATTGGTTATCGAAACAGCGCAGGAAGTAGCAGCTCTCGATCATCTTCGCCGACAAATTGACCAGCGCCATGGTGTGGAACTGGCTCTGGCGCGAGACGTCATGCCGCGCAGAGGAAACATCGAGCACCGCCAGCAGTTCACCGTGCGGGTCGAACACCGGGCTCGCCGAGCAGGTCAGGCCGGTGTGACGGCCGCGAAAGTGTTCGTCCTGGTGGATGGTCAGGGCCTGACGTTCCACCAGGCAGGTGCCGATGCCGTTGGTGCCTTCACAGGCCTCGCTCCAGTCGGAACCGAGCCAGAGCCCTGCGCGTTCGAAGATCTTGCGTTCGGCAGGAGCGGTGACGCAGTTGAGGATTACCCCACGGGCGTCGGTCAGCAGTACCGCGTGGCCGGCGCCGGAGAGTTGCTGATGCAGGCTGCTCATTTCGTTGCCGGCGATCTGCAACACCTGTTGCAACCGTTCGCGGCTTTCGAGGACACGACCGTGTTCGAGTACGGTCGGCGCCATGGTCAGGGCCGGGTCGAGGTGATAGTCCTCAAGACAACGCAGCCACGAGCGGGCGATCGACGGGTCGGCACCGGGGCCGTGCAGGTGCGGCTTGCCCTGGGTGACGGTGAGAACCTGTTGGGCATGGCGACTCAAATGGTTGTCGTGCATTTCTTATTATTCTCCCCGAGGCTCATCGGCCCATGCGTGAAGTGGTGCCCAGCATCCTCCAGCCAACCGGTCTTTGCAATGCTGGCAAGACCACCCGGTCACAGGTTGTGCCAGAAGCGGTACAAACTGTCACCCGAGCTGTACCGATACCGTCACAGACGCTTGCCACTTGTCCGACAGAAATCACGCAAGGCCTTGATTTGCCTGAGCTGCACGGCGGTGGCCCGACCTTTGCTCTACGCTTATAGCAAGCGCTCATGCGCGTTTCTCTAATAAGTACAAAGCCAAGGAGAACATCATCATGCGTTACGCTCACCCCGGTACTGAAGGCGCCAAAGTCTCGTTCAAGAGCAAGTACGGTAACTACATCGGCGGCGAGTTCGTCGCGCCTGTCAAAGGTCAGTACTTCACCAACACCTCGCCAGTGAATGGCCAGCCGATTGCCGAATTCCCGCGTTCCACTGCCGAAGACATCGACAAGGCCCTGGACGCCGCCCACGCTGCCGCCGATGCCTGGGGCTCGACCTCCGCCCAGGCCCGCTCGCTGATCCTGCTGAAAATCGCCGACCGCATCGAACAGAACCTCGAACTGCTGGCGATCACCGAAACCTGGGACAACGGCAAAGCCATCCGCGAAACCCTCAACGCCGACATCCCGCTGGCCGCCGACCACTTCCGCTATTTCGCCGGGTGCCTGCGCGCCCAGGAAGGCAGCGCCGCCGAGATCGATGGCAACACCGTCGCTTATCACATTCATGAACCGCTGGGCGTGGTCGGCCAGATCATCCCGTGGAACTTCCCGATCCTGATGGCCGCATGGAAACTCGCCCCGGCCCTGGCCGCCGGCAACTGCGTGGTGCTCAAACCTGCCGAGCAAACCCCGCTGGGCATCAGCGTGCTGCTGGAGCTGATCGGCGACCTGCTGCCGCCGGGCGTGCTCAACGTGGTGCAAGGGTTCGGCAAAGAAGCTGGCGAAGCCCTGGCCACCAGCAAGCGCATCGCCAAGATCGCCTTCACCGGCTCGACCCCGGTCGGCTCGCACATCATGAAATGCGCGGCCGAAAACATCATTCCGTCCACCGTGGAACTGGGCGGCAAGTCGCCGAACATTTTCTTCGAAGACATCATGAAAGCCGAGCCGAGCTTCATCGAAAAAGCCGCTGAAGGTCTGGTGCTGGCGTTCTTCAACCAGGGCGAAGTCTGCACCTGCCCGTCCCGTGCGCTGGTACAGGAATCGATCTACGACGAATTCATGGCCGTCGTCATGAAGAAAGTCCTGCAAATCAAACGTGGCGATCCGCTGGACACCGACACCATGGTCGGCGCCCAGGCGTCCGAGCAGCAATTCGACAAGATTCTTTCGTACCTGGAAATCGCCAAGGGCGAAGGTGCCGAACTGCTGACCGGCGGCAAGGTGGAAAAACTCGAAGGCAACCTGGCCTCCGGTTATTACATCCAGCCGACCCTGCTCAAGGGCACCAACAAGATGCGTGTGTTCCAGGAAGAAATCTTCGGCCCGGTGGTGAGCATCACCACCTTCAAGGACGAAGCCGAAGCCCTGGCAATCGCCAACGACACCGAGTTCGGCCTGGGCGCCGGCCTCTGGACCCGCGACATCAACCGCGCCTATCGCATGGGCCGCGCCATCAAGGCCGGTCGTGTGTGGACCAACTGCTACCACCTGTACCCGGCGCACGCCGCGTTCGGCGGGTACAAGAAGTCCGGCGTCGGCCGTGAAACCCACAAGATGATGCTCGACCACTACCAACAGACCAAAAACCTGCTGGTGAGCTACGACATCAATCCGCTGGGCTTCTTCTAAAAAACCGAGGGCGGTGCCGAGATTTCGGTACCGCCCTTTTCATCCCGATGACTACTCCCTGGCCTGGCCGCTCTGGCACGGGCCTTGCGTACCCGTCATTCAGGATTTGCGTGAACACTGCCGCTGCGTGAACAGCGCCCACCCACTCAACCGCTGCACCCGAAAGTCCAACAGATCGAACAATAAAAAAGACAGAGAGGACTTATGACTTCCACCACACAACTCAAACCCACACTCGGCACCCTGCATCTCTGGGGCATTGCCGTCGGCCTGGTGATTTCCGGCGAATACTTCGGCTGGAGTTACGGCTGGGGCACGGCGGGAACCCTGGGTTTCCTGGTCACGGCCCTGATGGTCGCGACCATGTACACCTGCTTCATCTTCAGTTTCACCGAACTGACCACCGCGATTCCCCACGCGGGCGGGCCGTTCGCCTACAGCCGCCGAGCCTTTGGTGAGAAAGGCGGATTGATCGCCGGGATCGCCACGCTGATCGAGTTCGTGTTCGCCCCGCCGGCCATCGCCATGGCCATCGGTGCCTATCTCAATGTGCAATATCCGGAACTTGATCCGAAAGTCGCGGCGGTCGGCGCGTATTTCGTGTTCATGACCCTGAACATCCTCGGCGTCAGCATCGCCGCGACCTTCGAACTGGTGGTCACCGTGCTCGCCGTCGCCGAACTGCTGGTGTTCATGGGCGTCGTTGCACCGGGCTTCAGTTTCAGCAACTTCGTGCTGAACGGCTGGTCGGGCGCCAACGAATTCACGATGGGCTCGATTCCCGGCATTTTCGCCGCCATTCCCTTCGCGATCTGGTTTTTCCTCGCCATCGAAGGCGCAGCCATGGCGGCCGAGGAAGCCAAGGACCCGAAACGCACGATTCCCAAGGCTTACGTCAGCGGCATCCTGACCTTGGTGTTTCTGGCCATTGGTGTAATGGTGATGGCGGGCGGCGTCGGCGACTGGCGCCAGCTGTCGAACATCAACGACCCGTTGCCTCAAGCGATGAAAGCGGTGGTCGGCAACAATTCGACGTGGATGCACATGCTGGTCTGGATCGGCCTGTTCGGGCTGGTGGCGAGTTTCCACGGGATCATCCTCGGTTACTCGCGGCAGTTCTTCGCCCTCGCCCGGGCCGGTTATCTGCCGAAAAGCCTGGCCAAACTCTCGCGTTTCCAGACGCCGCACCGGGCGATTCTGGCCGGCGGTGTGATCGGCATCGCGGCAATCTACAGCGACGGACTGGTCAATCTGCAAGGCATGACCCTGACGGCAGCGATGATCACCATGTCGGTGTTCGGCGCCATCGTGATGTACATCATCAGCATGCTCAGCCTGTTCAAACTGCGCAAAACCGAGCCGAACCTGGAACGCACCTTCCGCGCGCCGGGTTATCCGGTGGTGCCGGCCATCGCGCTGTTCCTGGCGGTGGTGTGCCTGGTGGCGATGGCCTGGTTCAACACGCTGATCGGTTGTGTATTCCTCGGGTTCATGGCCGCCGGTTACCTGTACTTCCAGCTGACCGCCAAGCAACGCTCCGAAGCACCGGCAGACGCTATGCTCGAAGGTATCTAAACGCTAACTGAGCTGCACCGGCATCGGGCCTCGGGCTCGGTGCCCGCACTAAAAGCATTCATTCAGGAGGAACGCGCCCCATGGCCGCATTTGCCCATACCGTCGGCGCCCAGACCTATCGCTTCGACAGCCTCAAGGACGTGATGGCCAAGGCCAGCCCGGCTCGGTCGGGGGATTTCCTGGCTGGCGTCGCTGCGCTCAACGATGGCGAGCGAGTCGCCGCGCAAATGGCGCTGGCCGACATCCCGCTGACACATTTCCTGCAGGAAGCACTGATTCCCTACGAAGCCGATGAAGTCACCCGACTGATCATCGACAGCCATGACAAGCAGGCCTTTGCGGTCGTCAGCCATCTCACCGTTGGCGGCTTTCGCGACTGGCTGCTGAGCGAAGCGGCCGACGAGTCCAGCCTGCGTGCCCTGGCCCCTGGCCTCACGCCGGAAATGGTCGCCGCTGTGTCGAAGATCATGCGCGTGCAGGATCTGGTGCTGGTGGCGCAGAAGATCCGCGTCGTCACGAAATTTCGCGGCACCCTCGGCCTGCGTGGACGGTTATCCACAAGGCTGCAACCCAATCACCCGACCGACGAACCGTCCGGCATCGCGGCGAGCATTCTCGACGGTCTGTTGTACGGCAACGGCGATGCGATGATCGGCATCAACCCGGCCACCGACAGCATCGCCTCGATCTGCGCGATGCTGGAAATGCTCGACGCGATCATCCAGCGCTACGACATTCCAACTCAGGCCTGCGTCCTGACCCACGTCACCACGTCTATAGAGGCGATCAACCGTGGGGTGCCGCTGGATCTGGTGTTCCAGTCGATTGCCGGCACCGAAACGGCCAATGCCAGTTTCGGCATCAACCTGAATATCTTGCAGGAAGGCTATGACGCCGGGCTGAGCCTCAATCGCGGCACGCTGGGGCAGAACCTGATGTATTTCGAAACCGGCCAGGGCAGCGCGCTGTCGGCCAATGCCCACCACGGCGTCGATCAACAGACCTGCGAGACCCGGGCCTACGCCGTGGCGCGACATTTCAAACCGTTTCTGGTGAACACCGTCGTAGGATTCATCGGCCCGGAGTACCTCTACAACGGCAAGCAGATCATCCGCGCCGGCCTCGAAGACCACTTCTGCGGCAAGCTGCTCGGCGTGCCGATGGGCTGCGACATCTGCTACACCAACCACGCCGAGGCCGACCAGGACGACATGGACACCCTGCTGACCCTGCTGGGCGTGGCGGGGATCAATTTCATCATGGGCATCCCCGGCTCCGACGACATCATGCTCAACTACCAGACCACTTCGTTCCACGACGCCCTCTACGCGCGTCAGACCCTGGGCCTGAAACCG from Pseudomonas allokribbensis encodes the following:
- a CDS encoding ethanolamine ammonia-lyase subunit EutB — its product is MAAFAHTVGAQTYRFDSLKDVMAKASPARSGDFLAGVAALNDGERVAAQMALADIPLTHFLQEALIPYEADEVTRLIIDSHDKQAFAVVSHLTVGGFRDWLLSEAADESSLRALAPGLTPEMVAAVSKIMRVQDLVLVAQKIRVVTKFRGTLGLRGRLSTRLQPNHPTDEPSGIAASILDGLLYGNGDAMIGINPATDSIASICAMLEMLDAIIQRYDIPTQACVLTHVTTSIEAINRGVPLDLVFQSIAGTETANASFGINLNILQEGYDAGLSLNRGTLGQNLMYFETGQGSALSANAHHGVDQQTCETRAYAVARHFKPFLVNTVVGFIGPEYLYNGKQIIRAGLEDHFCGKLLGVPMGCDICYTNHAEADQDDMDTLLTLLGVAGINFIMGIPGSDDIMLNYQTTSFHDALYARQTLGLKPAPEFEQWLANMGIFTQADGKVRFGNNLPPAFRQALAQLG